In the genome of Halobellus ruber, one region contains:
- a CDS encoding MutS-related protein, with the protein MEFEAIPGVGEKTAAALSELDDAERALTEGDVATLARAPGLSEGRAAVVARGAIRRRHGDEGGFLATGRAREVYEDVLGLLRARTVTDYGAKRVATFYPTRSASRIDEVREFVDRATDRDPDPAVREALAGVEPLAPPPTRRVRDRCLATADAERFAAAEESFPELSVEVVEDTRDLAELARSYATVITLDERFAGVDVDGDVRVRPDALEHPDEIVPERVLAFFAENRERLLAAADVAETADLDPDCDLEALRGALDRVDDDGTVVGDAELDRLATAVEDLDAAVGTAESVANDRLRDAIRERDVTIEGTDFLSLVEQGARVDSLLDRELADEYADAIDAAREHLIEALALQPEEAGFAERAFPEDPAFPVAHEESVVSRLRTELKTARDRRAARLKRELAADLSGLREPAESLVRDALEVDVELAVARFAADFECTLPTFVGGEGTDESTPGSEADSDDHDHGIAIEGGRSPLLDVAFEDVDPVDYAVSGPTLLSGVNSGGKTSTLDLVALVVVLAQMGLPVPADRVELERFSELHYYAKTQGTLDAGAFESTLRDFRGLADGAESRLVLVDELESITEPGASAKIVAGILEALEEQAATAVFVSHLAREIRAAADFDVAVDGIEALGLEDGELVVNRSPVKDHLARSTPELIVEKLADGDDSGFYDRLLRKF; encoded by the coding sequence ATGGAGTTCGAGGCCATCCCGGGCGTCGGCGAGAAGACCGCAGCCGCCCTGTCGGAACTCGACGACGCCGAGCGGGCCCTCACGGAGGGTGACGTCGCCACCCTGGCGCGTGCCCCCGGGCTCTCGGAGGGGCGGGCCGCCGTCGTCGCCCGCGGGGCGATCCGGCGGCGACACGGCGACGAGGGCGGCTTCCTCGCCACCGGCCGCGCCCGGGAGGTCTACGAGGACGTGCTCGGCCTCCTCCGGGCGCGGACCGTCACCGACTACGGGGCCAAACGCGTTGCGACCTTCTACCCCACCCGGTCGGCGTCCCGGATCGACGAGGTCCGCGAGTTCGTCGATCGCGCGACCGACCGCGACCCAGATCCCGCGGTCCGCGAGGCCCTGGCCGGCGTCGAACCCCTCGCGCCGCCACCGACCCGGCGGGTCCGGGATCGGTGTCTCGCCACCGCCGACGCCGAGCGGTTCGCCGCGGCCGAGGAGTCGTTCCCCGAACTCTCGGTCGAGGTCGTCGAGGACACCCGCGATCTCGCCGAGTTGGCGCGGTCGTACGCCACGGTGATCACGCTCGACGAGCGGTTCGCCGGCGTCGACGTCGACGGGGACGTGCGAGTCCGCCCCGACGCCCTGGAGCACCCCGACGAGATCGTCCCCGAACGGGTGCTCGCCTTCTTCGCCGAGAACCGCGAGCGGCTGCTGGCGGCCGCCGACGTCGCCGAGACCGCCGATCTCGACCCCGACTGCGACCTCGAAGCGCTACGGGGCGCGCTCGACCGGGTTGACGACGACGGCACGGTGGTCGGCGACGCGGAACTCGACCGCCTCGCGACTGCGGTCGAGGACCTCGACGCCGCCGTGGGAACGGCGGAGTCGGTCGCCAACGACCGGCTTCGCGACGCGATCCGGGAGCGGGACGTGACCATCGAGGGGACCGACTTCCTCTCCTTGGTCGAGCAGGGCGCCCGCGTCGACTCCCTCCTGGACCGGGAACTCGCCGACGAGTACGCCGACGCGATCGACGCCGCCCGCGAGCACCTGATCGAGGCACTAGCGCTGCAGCCCGAGGAGGCGGGGTTCGCCGAACGGGCGTTCCCCGAGGACCCCGCGTTCCCGGTGGCCCACGAGGAGTCGGTGGTCTCGCGGCTCCGGACCGAGCTCAAGACGGCGAGAGACCGCCGCGCAGCCCGGCTGAAGCGGGAGCTCGCGGCCGACCTCTCGGGGCTGCGCGAGCCCGCGGAGTCGCTGGTTCGCGACGCCTTGGAGGTCGACGTCGAACTCGCGGTCGCGCGGTTTGCCGCCGACTTCGAGTGTACCCTGCCGACGTTCGTGGGCGGGGAGGGGACGGACGAATCCACGCCCGGGTCGGAGGCCGATTCCGACGACCACGACCACGGGATCGCGATCGAGGGTGGCCGCTCGCCACTTCTGGACGTCGCCTTCGAGGACGTCGACCCCGTCGACTACGCGGTGTCGGGGCCGACGTTGCTGTCGGGCGTCAACTCCGGCGGCAAGACCTCGACGCTGGATCTCGTGGCGCTCGTGGTCGTTCTCGCGCAGATGGGCCTGCCCGTCCCCGCCGATCGGGTCGAACTCGAACGCTTCTCGGAACTCCACTACTACGCGAAGACCCAGGGGACCCTCGACGCGGGGGCCTTCGAGAGCACGCTTCGGGACTTCCGGGGGCTGGCCGACGGCGCCGAAAGCCGGCTCGTCCTCGTGGACGAACTGGAGAGCATCACCGAGCCGGGCGCGTCGGCGAAGATCGTCGCCGGGATCCTGGAGGCGCTCGAAGAGCAGGCCGCGACGGCGGTGTTCGTCTCGCATCTGGCCCGGGAGATCCGCGCGGCCGCCGACTTCGACGTCGCGGTCGACGGGATCGAGGCGCTGGGGCTCGAGGACGGCGAACTCGTGGTGAACCGCTCGCCGGTGAAAGACCACCTCGCGCGGTCGACCCCGGAGCTCATCGTCGAGAAACTGGCCGACGGCGACGACTCGGGGTTCTACGACCGGCTGCTCCGGAAGTTCTGA
- the larE gene encoding ATP-dependent sacrificial sulfur transferase LarE, translating into MQTDSDAGADAGDVDAAADPGDDGGTTPEAKAAAVRDSLADCDGVLIAFSGGVDSSVVAALASDALGDDAVACTAKSETLPAAELDDARRVADEIGIRHEVVEFSELDDPDFVTNGEDRCYHCRTMRLNRMYEAAHDLGIATVADGTNASDPGEGHRPGLQAVEELAVRSPLLEAGIEKDEVRAIADDYGLSVADKPSMACLSSRIPTGLEVTDERLSRIEAAERVLREWGFSQFRVRDHDGLARIEIDPAELDAALNRDFVVAVRERLSELGFDHVTLDLHGYRTGSVSPDADDTGDDVDRSDDPVVADVFGTDYPTGGE; encoded by the coding sequence ATGCAGACCGACTCCGACGCCGGAGCCGACGCGGGCGACGTGGACGCCGCGGCCGACCCGGGCGACGACGGGGGGACCACGCCCGAGGCCAAGGCCGCGGCGGTTCGGGACTCTCTCGCCGACTGCGACGGCGTCCTGATCGCCTTCTCCGGCGGCGTCGACTCCTCGGTCGTCGCCGCCCTCGCCTCCGACGCGCTCGGCGACGACGCGGTGGCGTGTACGGCCAAATCCGAGACCCTTCCCGCCGCGGAACTCGACGACGCCCGCCGGGTGGCCGACGAGATCGGGATCCGACATGAGGTCGTGGAGTTCTCGGAGCTCGACGACCCCGACTTCGTCACGAACGGCGAGGACCGGTGTTACCACTGCCGGACGATGCGACTCAACCGGATGTACGAGGCCGCCCACGACCTCGGCATCGCCACAGTGGCCGACGGCACCAACGCCTCCGATCCCGGCGAGGGCCACCGTCCGGGGCTGCAGGCCGTCGAGGAGTTGGCGGTGCGGTCGCCGCTCTTAGAGGCCGGTATCGAGAAGGACGAGGTCCGGGCGATCGCCGACGACTACGGCCTTTCGGTCGCCGACAAGCCGTCGATGGCGTGTCTCTCCTCGCGGATCCCCACCGGACTGGAAGTCACCGACGAGCGGCTTTCGCGGATCGAGGCCGCAGAGCGCGTGCTCCGGGAGTGGGGGTTCTCGCAGTTCCGGGTGCGCGACCACGACGGACTCGCCCGGATCGAGATCGACCCCGCGGAACTCGACGCCGCGCTGAACCGCGACTTCGTGGTCGCCGTACGGGAACGGCTCTCGGAGTTGGGCTTCGACCACGTCACGCTCGACCTCCACGGCTACCGGACGGGGAGCGTCAGCCCGGATGCGGACGACACCGGCGACGATGTCGACAGGAGCGACGACCCGGTCGTCGCGGACGTGTTCGGGACCGACTACCCGACCGGCGGGGAGTAA
- the tatC gene encoding twin-arginine translocase subunit TatC: MSSALDDDTRATLDAGRETAGAMLRAAQKDLQKVFILFLVGFLGTFYALRLYVWEFLKRVTRAQMSAQVSGEVSIIAQTPFDVILLQAKIGLVVGVVLAIPSFIYFSQDALKERDLWPSSPVPVWQLVSIFAGMVTLFVVGVAYGYYVFFPFTFAFLASNAIAAGFTPTYSIVKWAQFIFLLTASFGLASQLPLAMTGLSYAEIVPYETFRDKWRYAVVGVFAAGALFTPPDPFTQIMWAIPVLTLYGLSLYLAKVVTTARRGSERMDVPGSLRAHWNVIAGVAAVGGLAVYAFFVRGGVGYLNRGLAAIGSDYVVVAPSSLFALGLSVLLAAVAAGAIALGYFVYNDLDDLAIVKAGVGDPAAIDLGDLDAAGVRAAPPEVFAELDEAEAMAAAGDAIDAGNKEKARAIVDRFDADGEPDEVAEGTDAAADAPSTAATADDAPAGGIGDRAARASSAFFDAFSDDAEGADAGDGTASADADDEDDFEGYYTDLRFILDSITSRSFRIVGLFMIVLAGTFGWLYTGGIKRVYEDFLARLPAQVRPEEVLNVVALHPMEALVFEVKLSTIIAALVTLPLVAYYAWPALRDRSLVRHRRRAVFVWTGALTAGLLGGFVLGYTTIAPSVISWLVNDAVVADMVIAYRITNFFWLIFFTTAGIGILADVPILMILLNTAGISYDRMRGRWREVTVGVLAFAALFTPADVLTMFLVTIPLMAAYAIGLAFLFVVTLGGRRDLAAPRADVR, encoded by the coding sequence ATGTCCAGCGCGCTCGACGACGACACCCGGGCGACCCTCGACGCCGGCCGCGAAACCGCCGGCGCGATGCTGCGGGCCGCCCAGAAGGACCTCCAGAAGGTCTTCATCCTCTTTCTGGTCGGCTTCCTCGGGACGTTCTACGCGCTCCGGCTCTACGTCTGGGAGTTCCTCAAGCGGGTCACCCGCGCGCAGATGTCCGCGCAGGTCAGCGGCGAGGTCTCGATCATCGCCCAGACCCCCTTCGATGTCATCCTGTTACAAGCGAAGATCGGCCTGGTGGTCGGCGTAGTACTCGCCATCCCGTCGTTCATCTACTTCTCGCAGGACGCGCTGAAGGAACGCGACCTGTGGCCCTCCTCGCCCGTCCCGGTCTGGCAACTCGTGTCGATATTCGCGGGGATGGTGACGCTGTTCGTCGTGGGCGTCGCTTACGGTTACTACGTCTTCTTCCCCTTTACGTTCGCGTTCCTCGCGAGCAACGCCATCGCCGCCGGCTTCACGCCGACGTACTCCATCGTCAAGTGGGCGCAGTTCATCTTCCTTCTGACCGCGTCCTTCGGGCTTGCGAGCCAGCTTCCACTCGCGATGACCGGTCTCTCGTACGCCGAGATCGTCCCCTACGAGACCTTCCGGGACAAGTGGCGCTACGCCGTCGTCGGCGTCTTCGCCGCCGGCGCGCTGTTCACGCCGCCCGACCCGTTCACCCAGATTATGTGGGCGATCCCGGTGTTGACCCTCTACGGACTCAGCCTCTATCTCGCGAAGGTCGTCACCACCGCCCGCCGGGGGAGCGAACGGATGGACGTCCCCGGGAGTCTCCGGGCGCACTGGAACGTCATCGCCGGAGTGGCGGCGGTCGGCGGCCTCGCCGTCTACGCGTTCTTCGTCCGCGGCGGGGTCGGCTACCTCAACCGGGGCCTCGCCGCGATCGGCAGCGACTACGTCGTCGTCGCCCCGTCGTCGCTCTTCGCCCTCGGTCTCTCCGTCCTCCTGGCGGCGGTCGCGGCCGGGGCGATCGCGCTGGGCTACTTCGTCTACAACGACCTCGACGACCTCGCGATCGTTAAGGCCGGCGTCGGCGACCCCGCCGCGATCGACCTCGGCGACCTCGACGCCGCGGGGGTCCGCGCCGCGCCGCCGGAGGTTTTCGCCGAACTGGACGAGGCGGAGGCGATGGCCGCCGCCGGCGACGCCATCGACGCCGGCAACAAGGAGAAAGCGCGCGCGATCGTCGACCGCTTCGACGCGGACGGCGAACCCGACGAGGTGGCCGAGGGGACCGATGCCGCGGCGGACGCTCCCTCGACGGCGGCGACGGCCGACGACGCGCCCGCCGGGGGGATCGGCGACCGGGCCGCACGCGCGAGCAGCGCCTTCTTCGATGCGTTCTCCGACGACGCTGAAGGGGCCGACGCCGGGGACGGCACCGCGTCGGCCGATGCGGACGACGAGGACGACTTCGAGGGGTACTACACCGACCTCCGGTTCATCCTCGATTCGATCACGTCGCGGTCGTTCCGGATCGTGGGGCTGTTTATGATCGTGCTCGCGGGGACCTTCGGGTGGCTCTACACCGGCGGGATCAAGCGGGTCTACGAGGACTTCCTGGCGCGACTGCCCGCCCAGGTCCGCCCCGAGGAGGTGCTGAACGTGGTCGCGCTCCACCCGATGGAGGCGCTGGTGTTCGAGGTGAAGCTCTCGACGATCATCGCGGCCTTGGTGACGCTGCCCCTGGTGGCGTACTACGCGTGGCCGGCGCTGCGGGACCGGAGCCTCGTCCGCCACCGCCGCCGTGCGGTCTTCGTGTGGACCGGCGCGCTCACCGCGGGGCTGCTCGGCGGGTTCGTGCTCGGCTACACCACCATCGCCCCGTCGGTCATCTCGTGGCTCGTCAACGACGCCGTCGTTGCGGATATGGTGATCGCCTACCGCATCACCAACTTCTTCTGGCTCATCTTCTTCACCACCGCGGGGATCGGGATCCTCGCGGATGTCCCGATCCTGATGATCCTCCTGAACACCGCCGGGATCAGCTACGACCGGATGCGCGGGCGGTGGCGGGAGGTCACCGTCGGCGTCCTGGCGTTCGCCGCGCTGTTCACCCCGGCGGACGTGCTCACGATGTTCCTGGTGACGATCCCGCTGATGGCGGCGTACGCCATCGGGCTGGCGTTCCTGTTCGTCGTGACCCTCGGCGGCCGACGGGACCTCGCTGCGCCCCGCGCCGACGTGCGGTAA
- a CDS encoding ribbon-helix-helix domain-containing protein, with amino-acid sequence MPKISVEIPEELLADLDDHVGENGKFVNRSDAVRASIRKTLDILDDIDARHGRLDDE; translated from the coding sequence ATGCCCAAGATCAGCGTGGAGATTCCCGAGGAACTCCTCGCGGACCTCGACGACCACGTCGGCGAGAACGGGAAGTTCGTGAACAGAAGCGACGCGGTCCGCGCGTCGATCCGCAAGACGCTCGACATCCTAGACGACATCGACGCCCGCCACGGACGGCTGGACGATGAGTGA
- a CDS encoding queuosine precursor transporter, translated as MSDAGRIALVALFVTALTTAQLTASKLLQFGLPTELPVTGASILLPGAALAYALTFFASDCYSELYGRRAAQVMVNVGFAMNFVLLALVWSTILAPAANPGAADQFRSVLAPGTNVVLGSLVAYVVSQNWDVLVFHRIREVTGPSYLWLRNVVSTATSQAIDTVLFVVVAFYVAPRALGFGDPFPVGVILSLIVGQYLLKFLIALVDTPFVYATVAAFGGSRIGAEDNPWAAD; from the coding sequence ATGAGTGACGCCGGCCGGATCGCGCTCGTGGCGCTGTTCGTGACCGCGCTGACGACGGCGCAACTGACGGCGTCGAAGCTGCTCCAGTTCGGACTCCCGACCGAACTCCCCGTGACCGGCGCGAGCATCCTGCTTCCGGGGGCGGCGCTGGCGTACGCGCTCACGTTCTTCGCCTCCGACTGCTACTCCGAACTCTACGGCCGGCGGGCGGCGCAGGTGATGGTCAACGTCGGGTTCGCGATGAACTTCGTGCTCCTCGCCTTGGTGTGGAGTACCATCCTCGCGCCCGCGGCGAACCCCGGGGCGGCCGACCAGTTCCGGTCGGTGCTGGCGCCCGGCACGAACGTCGTGCTCGGGAGCCTGGTGGCGTACGTCGTGAGCCAGAACTGGGACGTACTCGTCTTCCATCGGATCCGCGAGGTCACGGGGCCGTCGTATCTGTGGCTCCGGAACGTCGTTTCGACCGCGACCAGCCAGGCGATCGATACGGTGCTTTTCGTCGTGGTGGCGTTCTACGTCGCCCCGCGGGCGCTCGGCTTCGGCGACCCGTTCCCGGTCGGGGTGATCCTCTCTTTGATCGTCGGCCAGTACCTCCTGAAGTTCCTGATCGCCCTGGTCGACACGCCGTTCGTCTACGCGACGGTCGCGGCGTTCGGCGGCTCCCGGATCGGGGCCGAGGACAACCCCTGGGCCGCCGACTGA
- a CDS encoding 23S rRNA (uridine(2552)-2'-O)-methyltransferase: protein MTDRDKYYNRAKQEGYRTRSAYKLKQLDDAAGLFGPGNTVVDLGAAPGGWLQVAAEEVGEAGTVIGVDFQRIDGLEADIVETIRGDMTDEETKDRLRERVGEGGADVVISDMAPDMTGEYSVDHARSVHLARRALEVALELLPAGGDFAVKVFDGRDLDDLRADVDEEFDYVRTIHPEASRDSSSELYLVGKHRITAPVAEGEEFDAVVDDVGSEGDGVVKVDGYALFVPGTETGESVRIRVTDVKPNFGFAEVIEE, encoded by the coding sequence ATGACAGACCGGGATAAGTACTACAACCGGGCCAAACAGGAGGGCTACCGCACCCGCTCGGCGTACAAACTCAAACAGCTCGACGACGCCGCGGGACTGTTCGGCCCCGGCAACACCGTGGTCGACCTCGGTGCGGCGCCCGGCGGATGGCTCCAGGTCGCCGCCGAGGAAGTGGGCGAGGCCGGCACCGTGATCGGCGTCGACTTCCAGCGGATCGACGGTCTCGAAGCCGACATCGTCGAGACCATCCGGGGGGATATGACCGACGAGGAGACCAAAGACCGGCTCCGCGAGCGGGTCGGTGAGGGCGGCGCCGACGTGGTCATCTCGGATATGGCGCCGGACATGACCGGCGAGTACTCCGTCGATCACGCGCGGTCGGTCCACCTCGCCCGACGGGCGCTCGAGGTCGCTCTCGAACTCCTGCCCGCCGGCGGCGACTTCGCGGTCAAGGTGTTCGACGGCCGCGACCTCGACGACCTCCGCGCCGACGTCGACGAGGAGTTCGACTACGTCCGGACGATCCACCCCGAAGCGTCCCGCGATTCGTCCTCGGAGCTGTATCTGGTCGGGAAACACCGGATCACCGCGCCGGTCGCGGAGGGCGAGGAGTTCGACGCCGTCGTCGACGACGTCGGCAGCGAGGGCGACGGGGTGGTGAAGGTCGACGGGTACGCGCTGTTCGTGCCCGGGACCGAGACCGGCGAGTCGGTCCGGATCCGGGTGACCGACGTCAAGCCGAACTTCGGGTTCGCCGAGGTGATCGAGGAGTAA
- a CDS encoding site-specific integrase translates to MEEYTDRQVERVRRTVREPNRSDILKTVRKGRRGNIASPKPNQRTKPSWSKATIRNNARDLRILAGQLQGLDEVEYEGTTWTGREGRDDYPDRLLDLTPEQVTELITEMSIERDWARSNERDYCLTVRNHFLAHDRVETATEIDYPQVGLENAAVDIETVPSREDLLALIDGESIRDKAMYTVLWESGCRVTALASLKIKHWKPKGEGYGVVQVPGAYVTGLKGAEHSAKPITFARGYLDNWLSEHELSDDPEAPLFHGIRPQDEPSEHLHPHSVHQQLKRIARRTEEIDAEHISPHTFKHGRASEMRASDKYSKEDIEQILDWEEGTPMHGRYEHVTEIDEAERILRKHGFAPTDDGDSVEHRECPRCGTIVDMDAEYCPKCSLRQRNEPPRWWRIYRGITDEDDPVREKYREELPPADAAELVPDLFDHVKRVFLSGMIGGAVRSKVDGELAEEQKETYYRSIEDPDDRQWVYDNISGIDQQHVEEHPHATDIRRIESGELNV, encoded by the coding sequence GTGGAGGAATACACCGATCGACAGGTGGAACGCGTTCGGCGCACCGTTCGGGAACCAAATCGCTCGGACATCCTGAAAACTGTCCGGAAGGGGCGGCGAGGGAACATCGCGAGCCCGAAGCCAAACCAGCGCACCAAGCCGTCGTGGAGCAAGGCGACAATCCGCAACAACGCTCGGGATCTCCGCATTCTTGCAGGACAGCTGCAGGGGCTGGACGAGGTGGAGTACGAGGGTACGACGTGGACGGGTCGCGAGGGACGCGACGATTATCCCGACCGTCTCCTCGATCTCACGCCCGAGCAAGTGACCGAACTGATCACCGAGATGTCCATCGAACGCGACTGGGCACGAAGCAACGAGCGAGATTACTGCCTGACCGTACGGAACCACTTTCTCGCGCACGACCGAGTCGAGACTGCCACGGAAATCGACTATCCGCAGGTCGGACTGGAAAACGCCGCCGTGGATATCGAGACAGTTCCCAGCCGCGAGGATCTGCTTGCGCTCATCGACGGCGAAAGCATCCGCGACAAGGCGATGTACACCGTTCTCTGGGAGTCGGGCTGTCGCGTCACCGCCCTTGCCTCCCTGAAGATCAAGCACTGGAAGCCGAAGGGCGAGGGATACGGCGTCGTCCAAGTTCCCGGCGCCTACGTCACCGGTCTCAAGGGTGCCGAACACTCGGCGAAACCCATCACATTCGCACGCGGGTACTTGGACAACTGGCTATCGGAACACGAGCTGTCCGACGATCCCGAGGCTCCTCTCTTCCACGGGATCCGCCCGCAAGATGAACCCTCCGAGCACCTGCACCCACACAGCGTTCACCAGCAACTCAAGCGGATCGCTCGTCGTACCGAAGAGATCGATGCCGAGCACATCAGCCCGCACACCTTCAAGCACGGTCGCGCGAGCGAGATGCGGGCCTCCGACAAATACAGCAAGGAAGACATCGAGCAGATCCTCGATTGGGAGGAGGGCACTCCGATGCACGGGAGATATGAGCACGTCACAGAGATTGACGAGGCCGAACGTATCTTGAGAAAGCACGGCTTCGCGCCGACGGACGATGGCGACAGCGTCGAACACCGGGAGTGTCCTCGCTGCGGCACCATCGTGGACATGGATGCGGAGTACTGCCCGAAATGCTCGCTCCGGCAACGCAACGAGCCCCCGCGCTGGTGGCGCATCTATCGCGGCATCACCGACGAGGACGATCCGGTGCGGGAGAAATATCGCGAAGAGCTACCGCCAGCCGACGCTGCTGAACTGGTTCCCGATCTCTTCGACCACGTGAAACGCGTGTTCCTGAGTGGGATGATCGGGGGTGCAGTCCGAAGCAAGGTTGACGGGGAACTTGCCGAAGAGCAGAAGGAAACGTACTATCGGTCTATCGAAGACCCCGATGACAGGCAGTGGGTCTACGACAACATCAGCGGAATCGACCAGCAGCACGTCGAAGAACATCCTCATGCTACGGATATTCGGCGTATCGAGTCAGGTGAACTCAACGTATGA
- a CDS encoding tyrosine-type recombinase/integrase — MGEQNPPGREFRPLNREQFEAFDSAAQATNDPLTKLTTRTIPYTGLRNGEFCHLRANWLKEKPKLGVTVLSVPQEEKCTGGIGTSDGEKDQSTRERPCYECRNNRQGRWRPSSQYSVRKIPIEAEPVCELLRDWFSKHEEIPILRDAVARRVKSVADEAGIDRKVTPRDLRETYGMILASKGFSREAIRGRMGLRHGNMLPSTNDISVAYSMKFSDNNSDNNTNSESSADDKDGN, encoded by the coding sequence ATGGGTGAGCAGAATCCGCCCGGACGGGAGTTTCGCCCGCTGAACAGAGAACAGTTTGAGGCATTTGATAGCGCCGCTCAGGCAACGAACGACCCTCTCACGAAACTCACAACTCGGACGATTCCATATACTGGTCTCCGGAACGGTGAGTTCTGTCATCTCCGGGCCAACTGGCTTAAAGAAAAACCGAAGTTGGGAGTGACGGTCTTGAGTGTACCCCAAGAAGAGAAATGCACTGGAGGTATCGGCACTAGCGACGGCGAGAAAGATCAGAGCACGCGCGAGAGACCCTGTTACGAGTGCCGGAACAACCGACAGGGGCGGTGGAGACCGAGTTCACAGTACTCCGTTAGGAAGATTCCGATTGAAGCAGAGCCCGTGTGTGAGTTGTTGAGAGATTGGTTTTCTAAGCACGAGGAGATTCCGATTCTTCGTGATGCTGTTGCACGCCGAGTGAAGTCTGTCGCAGATGAGGCAGGTATCGACCGAAAAGTGACACCACGCGATCTCCGCGAGACGTATGGGATGATCCTTGCGAGCAAGGGATTCTCCCGAGAAGCTATTCGAGGGAGAATGGGACTACGTCATGGGAATATGCTGCCATCCACCAACGACATCTCCGTGGCATATTCGATGAAGTTCTCCGACAATAATTCAGACAACAACACCAACTCAGAGTCAAGCGCAGATGATAAAGATGGCAACTAA
- a CDS encoding site-specific integrase: MTQERLARVQATIREVPTDGTVIQRCYEDAPEHQAKESLPVDSEDKPLLIEFDERLTRHKKDRYHTTLLQKTLAFCRYRNPPTPNGYDDSAHSISLEALLEEPSAAERFVDWITQHKTEDGDRIAPKTESHYRNMVRQYGDLMGDDGRPSHVENISSLSPRQKDTDPTPKRSNIHYWDESVVPILDSGKVHLRDKALIAVAWDSGARPSEIFRMKAGHLSDRGDYFLFEVEDSKTYDRTPHLQVSMPYLRKWLLEVDKMTNDVKLPTSPLSLPPDQPVWTKQKDSEKLKESTFEQRGSRIGNRLGYRRPTNLKQFRKSRASILAAKGVNQSTLRTRFGWEAGSSAPAHYIARFSDEANQQIADIDGAPIQIAEDYVEPSPIKCSSCEQWSPQHLEACFWCGSNLSGDEQTGDSEVERLRNKAEMNHAAKSNLRERISDYDVSASSMETALDIVEAMDSNPELTKESVAFTLMTEYDGIDIDRVMELLGEGEDDLRAVFKGS; this comes from the coding sequence ATGACTCAGGAACGCCTCGCTCGGGTGCAGGCGACCATTCGGGAGGTACCGACTGACGGAACAGTCATACAGCGGTGTTACGAGGATGCTCCGGAACACCAAGCCAAGGAATCCCTTCCCGTCGATTCAGAAGACAAACCGCTGCTGATAGAATTTGATGAACGCTTGACCCGGCATAAAAAAGACAGATATCATACGACTCTTTTGCAGAAAACCCTCGCTTTCTGTAGATACCGAAATCCGCCAACACCGAACGGGTACGACGACTCCGCTCACAGCATCTCGCTTGAAGCACTTTTAGAGGAACCGAGCGCAGCAGAACGGTTCGTGGATTGGATCACTCAACACAAGACCGAAGATGGCGATCGAATTGCGCCGAAAACAGAGTCGCATTATCGAAATATGGTTCGGCAGTACGGCGATCTTATGGGAGATGATGGTCGACCGAGCCACGTCGAAAATATCTCTAGCCTCTCTCCACGACAAAAAGACACCGATCCAACACCTAAACGAAGTAATATTCATTATTGGGATGAGTCAGTCGTTCCGATCTTGGACTCTGGGAAAGTTCACTTGCGAGATAAGGCACTGATCGCAGTCGCATGGGACTCGGGTGCTCGCCCCTCAGAAATATTTAGGATGAAAGCTGGCCATCTTTCCGACCGGGGCGATTACTTCTTATTCGAGGTGGAAGACAGCAAAACATACGATCGAACCCCGCACCTGCAGGTCTCTATGCCGTACCTTCGTAAGTGGCTCTTGGAGGTTGACAAGATGACCAACGATGTCAAACTGCCGACCTCGCCTCTGTCCCTCCCTCCAGACCAGCCGGTATGGACAAAACAAAAAGACTCCGAGAAACTGAAGGAGTCAACATTTGAACAGCGTGGTAGTAGAATCGGAAACCGTCTCGGATATCGTCGACCAACAAATCTCAAACAATTTCGAAAAAGTCGAGCGAGCATACTCGCTGCGAAAGGAGTCAACCAATCCACACTTAGAACCCGATTCGGTTGGGAAGCTGGATCATCCGCTCCTGCACACTACATCGCGAGATTCAGCGATGAAGCGAACCAACAGATCGCAGATATCGACGGTGCGCCGATCCAAATCGCGGAGGACTATGTCGAGCCCTCGCCGATCAAATGCTCCAGTTGTGAGCAGTGGTCTCCCCAACATTTGGAGGCCTGTTTCTGGTGTGGCTCGAACCTGAGCGGAGACGAGCAAACAGGGGACTCAGAAGTGGAGAGACTGCGTAACAAAGCGGAGATGAATCATGCCGCCAAGTCGAATCTGAGAGAACGGATTAGTGACTATGATGTGAGTGCTAGTTCGATGGAAACCGCTCTTGATATAGTTGAGGCGATGGACTCCAACCCCGAACTAACGAAAGAGAGTGTCGCATTCACCTTGATGACCGAATACGATGGGATCGATATCGATCGCGTGATGGAATTGTTGGGCGAGGGAGAAGATGATCTTCGAGCCGTTTTCAAGGGCTCGTGA